The Polluticoccus soli sequence CTTGATATTAAGTAACTGATTGCTTATCGGGGGTTTAATGCGTATCTTGGTGGAAATTTTTCACACACCAAAACTAACTATCATGCGCGCCCTTGCATTCCTGTTATTTTTAAGCCTTGCTTTGCCGTTTTCATCACATGCTGATATAAAAGGCAAAAAGAAACCGGCACCAGAAAAGAAAAAGGCTACGATAATGAATACTTACTGGCGTCTTTCGGAGATGGATGGTAAACCTGTGGCCGATGGTTCACAAAACAACACTCCATACATCTACCTGCAGGATAAAAAAAGCCAACTGCTGGGACATACTGGTTGTAACAACATTGGCGGTGAA is a genomic window containing:
- a CDS encoding META domain-containing protein, with protein sequence MRALAFLLFLSLALPFSSHADIKGKKKPAPEKKKATIMNTYWRLSEMDGKPVADGSQNNTPYIYLQDKKSQLLGHTGCNNIGGEFAIGKYNYIGFEPVYTEMACEGVTTEGYILTALKGANRYAINGKNLLLYNDNLLLAVFEAK